From a single Candoia aspera isolate rCanAsp1 chromosome 2, rCanAsp1.hap2, whole genome shotgun sequence genomic region:
- the LOC134489848 gene encoding zinc finger protein 184-like produces the protein MSQVCCLVLLYPSRSAANKDSERAGQSLREEASTAGAAQSLLHQNMDPEIKMEEQDSVDPEPGEGRAHFLNTGKSREDPSHNVKQEPEESPSKNWDAQLQDFLKTLQDPHVRRDVPQFLEPKLWSGPKLPWMSSQGGMDTSKWSKEMWISQIQTHLLGTTQQDWETLLDVAHGGKEKVGDLAEEAIRVETRCHRFRTLGYQGAKGPRDFCQQLQELCREWLKPEKHTKEQILDLVTLEQFLAALPLGTQNWLRRNGPETCAQAVTLAEEFLLKGQETQAWAQQVRLFATWTIAVLGFITTQHKLDTVTEMSEKDFGKASKTNQPPSEPLKDQDAGKVKPEGDGSGNLYQPIQALFCATIKVFGAWQLIEVHILYSSYSWGQKAESCGGISRMAGKIIGHNDYPFWGDTKLLVGAGKLSKGSRLTQYIPVDVQFPFFLLAGVGWLNASGELNLLSKSSEKMEPLRMFLEATIKSDLLDFKENDGTAHTAPRQNGNDVGKRVDRLLQPQSVCKGVNEPALQEDENGINNNGSWGGVDPSLQITTNESTDAEERPFRCWHCGQSFSNSSNLVTHERSHVGEKLYKCSHCGESERTHTGQKPHKCSHCGSTFGSNAHEKIHVGEGPYACLECGKSCSQKSDLLKHQRTHTGEKPYQCSVCGKNFRNGSGLKVHQRIHTGEKPYKCLYCGKCFSWSSHFMSHERIHTAVCSYCGKSFSQKSELVEHEKTHVAEDSLACFACGKTFELSSELVAHVRTHKEKPFECSACGKTFRNSLQRIAHQKVHTGEKPHKCSHCGKNFSQRQSLIVHERIHTGEKPHKCLVCGKSFRNTPNLKSHERTHTGERPYNCSHCDKSFRWSSHLILHKRIHTGEKPYRCSECGRTFDRRSNLLVHLRIHTGQRPYICSVCGKSFISSSVLSRHQKVHVGKDVAMCLECGKGFRQCRDQTEKVSKCSECTQRHSLSLDLERAPMQVKEKTFECLLCSKTFRNSSHLMTHQSVHTKVQPSQCLDCGRNIIRRPNLIAPLRNHSGETPQKCSECDKQLN, from the exons atgaGTCAGGTCTGTTGCCTAGTGCTGCTGTATCCTTCAAGGAGCGCTGCGAATAAAGACAGCGAAAGAGCCGGCCAGTCCCTGCGGGAGGAAGCATCTACGGCAGGGGCTGCTCAGTCTCTGCTACATCAGAATATGGAtcctgaaataaaaatggaagaacaagacTCTGTTGACCCTGAGCCAGGAGAGGGAAGAGCACATTTTCTAAACACTGGAAAGAGCAGGGAAGACCCAAGCCATAATGTAAAACAAGAGCCAGAGGAAAGTCCATCAAAGAATTGGGATGCCCAGTTGCAAGACTTTCTGAAGACCCTGCAGGATCCTCATGTAAGAAGGGACGTTCCACAGTTCCTTGAGCCAAAGCTGTGGAGTGGTCCTAAATTGCCTTGGATGTCCTCCCAAGGAGGGATGGATACCAGCAAGTGGTCAAAAGAAATGTGGATTTCCCAAATCCAGACTCATCTCCTTGGGACAACCCAACAGGATTGGGAGACCCTTCTGGACGTTGCCCATGGTGGGAAGGAGAAGGTTGGAGATCTAGCTGAAGAAGCCATCAGGGTGGAGACAAGATGCCATCGTTTTCGGACCCTGGGCTACCAGGGGGCTAAAGGACCTCGGGATTTTTGCCAGCAGCTCCAGGAGCTTTGCCGTGAGTGGTTGAAGCCAGAGAAACACACCAAGGAGCAAATCCTGGACTTAGTGACCTTGGAACAGTTTCTGGCTGCCTTGCCTCTGGGTACGCAGAACTGGCTCAGGAGAAATGGCCCAGAAACATGTGCCCAGGCAGTGACCTTGGCAGAAGAGTTCCTCTTGAAGGGGCAAGAGACCCAGGCATGGGCACAGCAGGTGAGGCTGTTTGCAACTTGGACCATTGCTGTTCTGGGGTTTATAACCACACAACATAAATTAGATACT GTGACAGAGATGTCAGAAAAAGACTTTGGAAAAGCGTCCAAGACAAACCAGCCTCCATCAGAACCACTGAAGGACCAAGATGCTGGAAAGGTTAAACCAGAGGGTGATGGCAGTGGAAACTTGT ATCAACCCATTCAAGCCTTGTTCTGCGCAACCATAAAGGTTTTTGGTGCCTGGCAATTGATTGAGGTCCACATTCTATACTCTTCCTATAGTTGGGGGCAAAAGGCTGAATCCTGTGGTGGCATATCCAGAATGGCAGGAAAAATCATTGGGCACAATGATTACCCATTTTGGGGGGATACCAAATTGCTGGTGGGAGCAGGCAAGCTATCCAAAGGGAGCAGGTTAACACAATACATTCCTGTTGATGtccagtttcctttttttcttttagcaggCGTTGGGTGGCTGAATGCAAGTGGCGAGCTGAACCTTCTGTCAAAGAGCTCTGAGAAAATGGAGCCTCTAAGGATGTTTTTGGAAGCTACCATAAAGAGTGATTTGCTGGATTTCAAAGAGAATGACGGCACAGCACACACAGCACCGAGGCAGAATGGAAATGATGTAGGGAAGCGGGTGGATCGGCTACTTCAACCCCAAAGTGTTTGCAAAGGGGTCAATGAGCCTGCTCTCCAGGAGGACGAGAATGGGATAAATAACAATGGGAGTTGGGGAGGTGTTGATCCGAGCTTGCAGATTACGACAAATGAAAGCACAGATGCAGAAGAGAGGCCGTTCAGATGCTGGCACTGTGGTCAAAGCTTCAGTAACAGTTCAAATCTGGTGACCCATGAGAGGAGCCATGTTGGTGAGAAACTGTATAAATGTTCTCACTGTGGAGAAAGTGAGAGGACCCATACGGGCCAGAAGCCCCACAAATGTTCCCACTGTGGGAGTACTTTTGGCAGTAACGCTCACGAGAAGATCCACGTGGGAGAGGGACCTTACGCATGTTTGGAGTGTGGGAAAAGCTGCAGTCAGAAATCTGATCTTCTAAAACACCAGAGAACCCACACGGGCGAGAAACCTTACCAATGCTCTGTGTGTGGCAAAAACTTCAGAAATGGGTCAGGTCTCAAAGTACACCAGAGAATCCACACCGGTGAGAAGCCGTATAAATGTTTGTactgtgggaagtgtttcagctGGAGCTCACACTTCATGTCGCACGAGAGAATCCACACGGCTGTGTGCTCCtactgtggaaaaagcttcagtcaGAAATCAGAGCTGGTTGAACACGAGAAGACTCACGTAGCCGAAGATTCGTTGGCCTGCTTCGCCTGTGGGAAAACCTTTGAACTCAGTTCTGAGCTTGTGGCCCACGTGCGGACTCACAAAGAGAAGCCGTTCGAGTGCTCAGCCTGTGGGAAAACCTTTAGGAACAGTTTGCAGCGCATTGCGCACCAGAAAGTCCATACAGGCGAGAAGCCGCATAAATGTTCCCACTGTGGGAAAAACTTCAGCCAGAGGCAGAGTCTGATTGTTCATGAGAGAATCCATACTGGAGAAAAGCCACATAAGTGCTTAGTATGTGGGAAAAGCTTCCGAAACACCCCTAATCTTAAATCGCATGAaagaactcacacaggagagagaccATATAATTGCTCCCATTGTGATAAAAGTTTCAGGTGGAGTTCGCATCTCATATTGCAcaagaggattcacacaggagaaaaaccctacAGGTGTTCCGAGTGCGGAAGAACGTTTGACAGGAGATCCAACTTGCTGGTGCACTTGAGGATCCACACAGGGCAGAGGCCATACATCTGTTCAGTCTGTGGGAAAAGCTTCATCTCAAGCTCAGTCCTTTCACGACATCAGAAAGTCCATGTGGGGAAAGATGTCGCAATGTGCTTAGAATGCGGGAAAGGTTTCAGGCAGTGCCGGGACCAGACGGAAAAGGTTTCAAAATGTTCCGAGTGCACCCAGAGGCATTCCCTGAGTTTGGATCTTGAACGTGCACCAATGCAGGTGAAGGAGAAGACATTTGAGTGCTTACTGTGCAGCAAAACTTTCAGGAACAGCTCGCACCTCATGACGCATCAGAGCGTCCACACCAAGGTTCAACCAAGCCAGTGTTTGGACTGTGGGCGAAACATAATTAGGAGGCCTAACCTCATTGCCCCTTTGAGAAACCACTCTGGGGAAACCCCACAGAAATGCTCAGAATGTGACAAACAGCTTAACTAG
- the LOC134492106 gene encoding zinc finger and SCAN domain-containing protein 21-like has product MLKKRKEKYSKAVSVEEMAVTHKAEATKSLLKENVDPEVKVEVQCASGLQPGEGRKREDLPEPGKIKQEFIHHVKQEPEEGPSRNWDAQLQEFLKTLQAPDSGGESPSLAWSGPKATQALSQRMWDASNCPRGVWIAQAQPRLAGEAQRDAESSREATSSGKGQKGAVSGAGARLEKQRQDFRQLGYQEAEGPRELCRHLQELCHEWLKPEKHTKDQILDLVTLEQFVAILPLDMQSWLRENAPRTCAQAVSLAEDFLVRQQKVKGWSKQMMGMMEEESEKPPRGNQALSEMVKAQLFREAKQEAGGDASSLVGGWPERERTSLRSAGEDSFLVPGKPDEGGYGAEQQDGNESKEGMDQLVGSQGVFQAADESPFLNTKGKYDAGGFSQSSHPVACDDTDPEEKCYKCWHCSQSFSSSSDLLTHERTHVDEKLYICSHCGEKKRIRAGQFSHICSHCGNNFGWIPKGRLGADREKCFMCSECGKCYLRQTDCLKHQKTHSGEKLYICAACGEKFATYTSLKVHQMIHQGQDTFKCLHCGKRFMSGSHLLLHERIHKTTCSYCGKSFSRKSELCEHERTHAAAE; this is encoded by the exons AtgctgaaaaagagaaaggaaaaatacagTAAAGCTGTTTCTGTGGAGGAAATGGCCGTCACCCACAAAGCAGAGGCAACCAAGTCTCTCCTGAAAGAAAATGTGGATCCAGAAGTAAAAGTGGAAGTCCAGTGTGCTTCAGGCCTTCagccaggagaaggaaggaagagagaagatcTCCCAGAACCTGGGAAGATTAAGCAGGAGTTTATCCATCACGTGAAACAAGAGCCAGAGGAAGGTCCGTCGAGAAACTGGGATGCCCAGCTGCAAGAGTTTCTGAAGACGCTGCAGGCTCCCGATTCTGGGGGAGAAAGCCCCTCCTTGGCTTGGAGCGGCCCTAAAGCAACCCAGGCGCTCTCTCAGAGGATGTGGGACGCCAGCAACTGTCCCAGAGGAGTGTGGATCGCTCAGGCCCAGCCGCGCCTGGCCGGGGAAGCCCAGCGGGATGCTGAGAGTTCTCGGGAGGCCACATCGAGCGGGAAGGGGCAGAAGGGGGCAGTGAGCGGGGCGGGGGCCAGGCTGGAGAAGCAGCGGCAGGATTTCCGTCAGCTGGGCTACCAGGAGGCCGAGGGGCCTCGCGAGCTCTGCAGGCATCTCCAGGAGCTTTGCCACGAGTGGCTGAAGCCGGAGAAACACACCAAGGACCAGATCCTGGATTTGGTGACACTGGAGCAGTTCGTGGCCATCCTGCCTTTGGACATGCAGAGCTGGCTGCGGGAAAACGCTCCCAGGACCTGTGCCCAGGCTGTCTCCCTGGCAGAGGATTTCCTGGTGAGGCAGCAGAAGGTCAAAGGCTGGAGTAAGCAG ATGATGGGGATGATGGAGGAGGAATCTGAAAAGCCCCCCAGAGGAAACCAAGCTCTGTCGGAAATGGTGAAGGCACAGCTTTTTAGGGAAGCCAAGCAGGAAGCTGGAGGGGATGCAAGCTCCCTGG tcGGTGGTTGGCCTGAGCGAGAGAGGACGTCGTTGAGATCTGCTGGAGAGGATTCCTTCCTGGTTCCAGGGAAACCTGATGAGGGCGGATACGGAGCAGAGCAGCAGGACGGAAACGAAAGCAAGGAGGGAATGGACCAGTTGGTTGGCTCCCAAGGGGTTTTCCAGGCTGCCGATGAATCCCCCTTCCTCAACACCAAGGGGAAATACGATGCAGGGGGCTTCAGCCAAAGTTCCCACCCTGTTGCATGTGACGACACCGACCCAGAGGAGAAATGTTACAAGTGTTGGCATTGCAGCCAGAGCTTCAGCAGCAGCTCGGATCTCTTGACCCACGAGAGGACCCACGTGGATGAGAAACTGTATATATGTTCCCACTGCGGAGAAAAAAAGAGGATCCGCGCAGGGCAGTTTTCCCACATCTGCTCCCACTGTGGGAATAACTTCGGCTGGATTCCTAAAGGGAGGCTCGGTGCCGACAGAGAGAAATGTTTCATGTGCTCTGAGTGTGGGAAATGCTACCTTCGGCAGACAGACTGCCTTAAGCACCAGAAAACGCACAGCGGGGAGAAACTGTATATTTGTGCAGCCTGTGGAGAAAAGTTTGCAACCTATACCTCTCTCAAAGTACACCAGATGATCCATCAAGGACAAGACACTTTCAAATGTTTGCACTGTGGGAAACGCTTCATGTCTGGGTCACACCTCTTGCTGCATGAGCGGATCCACAAGACCACGTGCTCGTACTGCGGGAAAAGCTTCAGCCGAAAATCCGAACTGTGTGAACACGAGAGAACTCACGCAGCCGCGGAGTAG